The genomic stretch ATAAGAAAATAATAAGTTTTGGAGAATCTATTTGGCTTTTGTATATATCacaattttaaactgatttaagatGGCATTCCCTACTGCCACtggagtcaataggagttttactattgactttagtgggagcacgGGGCCCTTAGACTGtagattttgtaaaaaaaaaaaaaaatagagtcaGATCCCCTGCTGGCATAAATTGGCATAtctccacttaagtcaatggagctacagtcATGTACATCAGCTAACGTTACATCTAGGTTTTTGACTTGTTTAACTAGAATTCCAGCCCAATGGAATGAAAGGGGTTAGAACGGCTGAGTTCTGACAGACCCTTCATTTTCAGGATAAGACATGGTAATGGAGGGAAAAAAGTTTCCTTTCCAACCTGGCATATACATTAGAGATTATCAAAATCTTTCCAATTGCTTCAAGTTTCAGAATCTTTGGAAATGTCTAAGCTCTGGGGTTCCACTTCATTTCTTCTCACCCTGAGAGAATTCAAGACCTTTCTATAGGAACTTCGAAAAGTCGGGCTTGAGAAGCAGTACACGATGGGGTCCATAGCACTGTTGAGATAGGTCCAGCAGACAGTAACATCAAATACATTCACAGCAAAACGAAAAGCTGCACAGCTTTCAAAGTTTTGGAGAATATACACAAGAACTCTGCCCAACACACTGGGCAGGAAGCAAACTCCGAACACCACTACCACTGCAATCACTAACAACATGGCTTTCTGCAGCTTAGGTTGACTGCTCAAATCCCGGGGGCTCTTCTTCAGCTTCCTGATGATGCCAACTGTGCAAAACAAAATGAGGCCAAAGGGAACGAGAAACTCCAAAAAGAATACGATGACATGCCAGATGCTGTAGAAGTTGGCATCTCCTTGTGGGCTGAAACTGCGGCACTCAGTGAAGGTTTTGGGTTGAGGAGCAACCAGGATCTCAACAGTCAATCCGATTGCTAAAAGCCAAACCAAGCAAGCAGTGACTCTAGCATTCCTGGCTATGAGAGAGCTGGTTTTATTGTTAGGGTGGACCACTCGAAAATAGCGATCCAGAGCTACAGCCGTGAGGAATGCGATGGAgacagcttgggaaagagacagCATGAAGAGTATTACCGAGCAGAATAGCTCTCTATAATCCCATGTCTCTAGAATGCTAAACCTGAGAGCAAGCAGTAGTCGAAACGGCAGGCAAATGTTCAGCAAGACGTCTGCAATAACCAGGTTGAGCAAGTAGATGGCATGTGGCTTCCAAATTTTCAAACGGAAGTAGAACGTCCACAGAGCAATAGCATTGCTGGTGAGTCCCAGCCCAAATTCCAAAATTAGAAGGATGTTCATGGCTATTTCCACAGACTCATTGTAAACAGAGCAGTTAGAACGTGTCATTTTCTGCTGGCTTCTCAAAAGGACTGAAAAACGGAAAAGGATCATGTTACACTTCAAagcgcccctccccctccccccaaaaaaggattTCTTTTCCTCCTAATACTGTAATTACTTCTGCATTTCTCAGAGAAGGAAGTAtactgtgaaagtagaatgaattataatgaaattataattcattaaagaaatgctacttgaagggtttgtggaaatatagttgtcaggaagagaaacattaaggcgtgtgagacaatgggtcctcaaactaattaacttagagctcctactgagctaggagatggtaaacgttagtatgcaaataagatatgtatgtatatttgtcagtttctgcttccttttgtttcttatgttaagttggctttggcttagctgtataaataagttatctttagcctcagagaggggctcacatctgggtgcattagcaaagcgctttgctaataaacagagtggtctgacaaattataggtttcagagtaacagccgtgttagtctgtattcgcaaaaagaaaaggagtacttgtggcaccttagagactaaccaatttatttgagcataagcgttcgtgagctacagctcacttcatcggatgcatccggtgaagtgagctgtagcttacgaaagcttatgctcaaataaattggttagtctctaaggtgccacaagtactccttttctttcttctgacaaattatgtgagtcctgaatctgactttgacaatacCATCAACATCAGGAGGTCAAAAGCAAACTACTATTAAGCATCAGCAAATAAAATGTACTGTGTACTAcatatgtgtgtatatttatatatacatatagatgTGTgtacacaaaaccacacacagaaTAGTTTCCTGAACATGAAATCTTGGCCTGAACCTGCACCTCCGGTGAAGCACTGAGCACACAACTCCCAGTGAAACAATgtgagttgagggtgctcagcccctTGAATGATCTGGCTCTATTTATGCTTTATAGATGTAAAACCCCAGAAAAGTGTTGTGTTATTTAGCCTGCCATGGTACACACATGTCACTATTATGTTGCCATCTTTTTTAGGGAAAAGAAAAGACGGTGACTTACTGAGCAAATCAGTATGCCAATAAGAGAGATGATTCCATTTTAATGTCTACCACTTTTATGCAgctaaaaaaagggggggatggCACGTTTCTGTGTGTCTGAACAACGGTACTTCAAGTCTCATTACTAATGAGTCATTAGCACTGGATTAAGTGACACTAATTATACTGCCGTTCCCAGAGAATATACTGGAAGTGCAGTAACATAATGTCACATGATTTCTTCCCCAGTGTGCTTAAAATGACTCCAGTTTCTGAAACTGAAAGTcattgaacattttttttaaaaaaacccaaatgacacttctctctctctctctctctctctgacccttttgctttttctgtgtgtatacacacactatctgttttgttttcttcttcagtACCCTTCTcctcataggcactgactctgtgggaaCTCCAgggccaagctcccctcccccagagcctcctccctgccagcagccccgccaatcaactccttcctttccctcccagcgcctcctgcccaccatggatcagctgttctgcggcgtgcaggaggcgctgggagggatggggaggagcaggaatggtGCTTGCTCAGGAGAGGGATGggactgggtgggaagaggcagggcaggggtggggttgggaggttgggggaaggggtagggtgggggcagggcctggggtgggaagaggtggggtgcaGGCTTGAGGGAAAGGGTGGAGTCAGGCTGCGGCCTAGGActgagtgggggttgagcaccccaggGAAAGTTGGAAGCTATGCTTCTCCTAGAATTGCTCAGCTTTCTCCACAGGACTGACTGCTTTCTCCAAGCCTTTCAGAGGGTAGCAGTGGGAAGCACACTTGAttggtgcttcagagggagagaGTCAGCCAAATGCCAGCTGCTCTCTTTTCCCCTGCTGTGTGCAGCAGGAGTCTGTAATTGGCGAGCTCCTATCTAGGAATCCAGGAGCCACCCAGAAATCCAAGGGAAAAGCTATGAGTTCCTGGAAAATGTAGAACAGGTGGGGAGATGCTGAGGTGTCTTCCTTAATTCTGGGGTGCTCCAGAGGCTGGTGCAGCCCCAggtacaagttagagcagccccagagTGGCCTATGCTGTGGGCTTTGCTGCAGTCTAGAGTATCTGGAGCACAATGTCCTCTAGCCATCCCCCTTCCTGATCTGCTCCTAGCCATGTCCCTGCGCCAGGGACTGTGTGTGAGGGTGGTGAAGGGCTCTTGGCCCTGTGCTGGGATAATTTCTTAGAGGGGTATTGCAGACATTTCATGCTGTTGCAGTTGCTTAAAAGGGCAGAATCTGTCCCCACGCCTCACAATACCCACTTGAGGTGCTGTAGGTGAGCAGTGTCCCTCTTCCGAGAGTCTGCTCCAAGTGTTGAAGAAGAAGGCTGCAAGCTGGGAGTGTGCACAGGAATTAAGTGGAGCTGTCAGGGACAGTTTGTGAGGGGCGTGACAGGATAGAAGAGACAGATGGGTGAGGAGAGGAAGAATTTAGTCGGGgctggtcctgttttgagcagggggttggactagatgacctcctgaggtctcttccaaccctggtcTTCTACGATTCTAAGTGCCAGTGGCTGCAGTAGGCAACTAGCTGAGGTTTCGGTAATGACAGAGAAGAGACAATGAATCTGCGAAGTTACAGTTTACAGAAAGATGCACTATATCTGTCTAAGAGGAAGGCAAGTCttcagtattcttgccagcaagttaaagaagtatggattggatgaatggactataaggtggatagaaagctggctagattgtcaggctcaatgggtagtgatcaatggctccatgtctagttggcagccagcatcaagcggagtgcctcagGGATCGGTCtaggggccggttttgttcaacatctttattaatgatctggacaatGGGAAAGATTGCACCCTaggcaagtttgcggatgacactaagctggggggagaggtagatacactggagggtagggatacagtccagagtgacctagaatTGCTCAGCTTGGAGGGTTGggttaaaagaaatctgatgcaggacaagtgtagagtcctgcacttaggacagaagaatcccatgcactgctacagactggggaccaactggctaagcagcagttctacagaaaaggacctggggattacagtggatgaaaagatggatatgagtcagcagtgtgttcttgttgccaagaaggctaacggaatattgggctgcattagtaggagcattgccagcagatcgagggaagtaattattcccctctatttggcactggtgaggccagacCTGGAGTATTGCgcccagttttgggtcccccactacagaaaggatgtggacaaattagagagagtccagcagagaacaacaaaaatgatcaggggcctggggcacacgacttatgaggagaggctgagggaactgggcttgtttagtctgcagaagagaagaatgtggggggtttgatagcagccttcaactacctgaaggggggttccaaagaggatggagctaggctattTTCATTGGTGGCAGATGGCAAggcaaggaacaatggtctcaagttgcagtgggggaggtctaggttggatattaggaaacacgatttcattaagagggtggtgaagcactggaatgggttacctaggtaggtggtggaatctccatccgtaagaggtttttaaggtcaggcttgacaaagccctggctgggatgatttagttggtgttggtcctgctttgagcagggggttggactagatgacctcctgaggtctcttccaatcctaatcttctatgattctaagtcatgACTTTCAGAGCACGGTCTGAGCAAAGAgcatgcagctgtctgtgtggcCAGGCCAAGCCATCTGTTAAGAACAGTTTCCATATGGAAATCGGTGTATGTGAGACAAAAATCTCAGGGTGGTTGGAACTTGGCTTTATATTGTATGTGAAATACAGTTAAATCCAGGGGGATTACTAGTGTGCTGAATCAGATGGGGCAGGACCAGACTCTGAGGGTAACAGGCAGTTCTAGCCATAGCTTGTAAGATGAAGGTCCTTAACCCCTCTCCTTAGCTAACATAATGTTATATATTATCTTTAtactaaaatacatttttattttcagtctCATGACCAATTATTGATCTTCTGAATGATTCCATTAACGCGTTAGTATAAAATGACACAATTGGGACAGCACGACAGGCCTTTTACCCTATAGATCAGCTACATTCTGCATAGAtttgccaggcgtctggtttttgaccagaaaacgtggtcaaaaagggaccctggtggctccagttaacattgctgactgggccattaaaagtccggtctgTGGCGCAGCACCTGCAGACgcaagggcagcgcatggagcctccctggccacccatgcgtCTAGGGGCttcagggacctggcagctgcttctcGGGAGCCGTGGTAAGCGCCAATGGGACCTCaaactctgcaccccaaccccgtgccacagcctggagccgtctcccacaccctgaacccctcatttctagccTCACCtggagcccgcactcccagcccagagcccatacccccccccaaccccctaccccatccTGGAGtcctctcccataccccaaacccctcatccctggccccatcccagagcctgcacccccaactggagtcctcacccccctcctggatcccaaccccctgccccagcctggtgaaagtgatgagtgtgggggagagcaagcaatggagagggggggatggagcaagtggggatggggcctcagagaaggggcagggcagagtcagggcctcagggcaggggtggggaaggggg from Lepidochelys kempii isolate rLepKem1 chromosome 3, rLepKem1.hap2, whole genome shotgun sequence encodes the following:
- the GPR31 gene encoding 12-(S)-hydroxy-5,8,10,14-eicosatetraenoic acid receptor, which gives rise to MTRSNCSVYNESVEIAMNILLILEFGLGLTSNAIALWTFYFRLKIWKPHAIYLLNLVIADVLLNICLPFRLLLALRFSILETWDYRELFCSVILFMLSLSQAVSIAFLTAVALDRYFRVVHPNNKTSSLIARNARVTACLVWLLAIGLTVEILVAPQPKTFTECRSFSPQGDANFYSIWHVIVFFLEFLVPFGLILFCTVGIIRKLKKSPRDLSSQPKLQKAMLLVIAVVVVFGVCFLPSVLGRVLVYILQNFESCAAFRFAVNVFDVTVCWTYLNSAMDPIVYCFSSPTFRSSYRKVLNSLRVRRNEVEPQSLDISKDSET